The Chitinivibrio alkaliphilus ACht1 DNA segment GTTCCAGATGGGTTTCTACGGTAATTATATCACTTACTACGGAGTTGATACGGTGTATTCTATTCCATAGTTGGGTAGAACTGATTGAAAGTATGCCGAAAATAATCAGGATGCTTGAAAGCATGGCATAGAGTCGAAATGGAATGGATGCGATTTTTTTCATGGTTGTTCTCCTCTGAAGATAGGTTTTACTCAGTCTATCATACCCGCTACGGGAATGCAAGAAGTGTTCTATGCTATTGAAAAAAAACGGGCTATGTTCTGTTATTACAGGTTTTCCTTCTCGTGTCTCCAGATACAACAGCTGGGGTACAACGAGGGAGGGAGTGCTTATTTCGCTAATTTATTGAAATGGTTGTGAAAATAATTGAAAGTGTTTCTCTTCTATGGTACCATGAATGAAACTCGTGATATATAACTTTTCGGGAGATCTTCAATGATACAGAAAGTACAGGGGTATGTAAAAAATATGGGAATACAGAAGAAAATTGCCGGAGGTATTATCTTTCTTCTGACACTGAGTTGCTTAGTCTTGGGAATTCTTGCTTACAGTGTTGCAGCAAATCTCGTACGGACAACCTTAGCAGAAACCCTCACCACCTTTGCACGGGAAAACTCAGAAGAAATTACCTTGCACATTCAAAATCATCTCCTCACCCTTGAGGCAGTGGCGGAACGCAATCACATTCGCAGTATGGATTGGGAGCTTCAGTTGCCTGCTTTAAGAGAACAACGCGAGCGATGGGGTTTTTTAGGGATTGGCATTGTGTTCCCCGACGGAACGACCCAGTATGCAGATGGAACCACTGCTGATTTGGCAGATAGAGAGTATGTGCAAAATGCCTTTGCGGGAGAAGCAAATATGTCTGATGTAATTATCAGTCGCGTAACCGGTGATCCCGTGGTCATGCTTGCGGTACCAGTGCGTGATACCACTGAAGAGATCGGAGCGGTTCTCATTGCACGGCTTGATGGGTTTATTCTCTCTGGATACACTGATGATATGGGGTTTGGAGATCGTGGGTATGCCTATATTATTAACGGAGAGGGAGCGGTAATCGCTCACCCTAACAGAGATTTTGTGCGACAGGGGCTTAATATAATAGAAGAGAGCAAACACGATGAGTCCTTGCTCCCCTTGGCAAATCAAAAACGATCCATGATTGCCGGAAATGCCGGGTATGACGAATACTGGTTTCAAGGTTCTTTTCGTCTTTTTGGTTATGCTCCCATAGAGGGTACAGATTGGTCTATTGCAATAGGTGCAGAGCGTGATGAGGTTTTGGCCAGCCTCTATGCAATGCGGAGAAACTTTATCTTTCTTGCTCTGCTTATTATTGTGATCGGAGGAGCAGTATCCTTTTTAACCGCACGAAGTTTAACCCTTCCTATTATTCGCATTCATGAGGTTGTACAAAAAATCGCTGTAGGTAATTTCCGTGATGAGTGTCCTGTATATGGAACGGATGAGGTAGGGCGAATTGCTGAAAGTGTGAATTTGTTGAGAAACAATCTGTATGAGTTTATGATGGCCCTTGATGCGGTTGGTAAGGGAGATCTTACGGTGGAATTTCCCGTGGATGATCCAGAAGACCAGATTGTCCCTGTGGGAAATCAGATGGTTGCGGGGCTACGACAATTGGTAAGTAAGCTTCGCGATGTGATTACGCAAGTGGAGAGCGGATCGACGCAAATATCAGATGCCTCACAGGACCTTAGTGAAGGAGCAACCAGTTCTGCTGCTAACATCGAGGAAATAAACTCCTCTATTACGGAGATTGGCTCGCGGGCAAAAAAGAATGCCGAAAACAGCCAAAAGGCGCATGACATAGCCGAAGATACCAATACAAAAGCGCATGAGGGAAGCAGCTGGATGAATGATATGGTCTCTTCCATGGGAGAGATAGAAACCGCCAGTGAGAAAATACGTAAGGTAACAAAAATTATTGAAGATATCGCCTTTCAGACAAATCTTCTTGCCCTTAATGCCGCCGTGGAAGCAGCACGTGCAGGAACGCACGGCAAGGGCTTTGCCGTGGTTGCTGAGGAAGTACGAAGCCTCGCTTCACGCAGTGGAAAGGCCGCCCGTGAAACCCGTGAGCTTATAGAAAGCTCTGGAGAAAAGGTGTCCAAGGGCAATGAGATTGCACAGAAGACCTCTGCCATGCTATCACAGATTACCGAAGGAGTGGAGGAGCTATTAACCGTTATCGATGAAGTGTCTGTTTCTTCATCAGATCAGGCCACAGGAGTTGAAGAGATTGGGGCATCCCTCCATGATGTGGATGAGATTGTCCAGCAGAATGCGGCAAGCTCTGAAGAGACTGCTTCGGCGGCTGAGGAATTGTCTTCTCAGGCAGAGGATTTAAAGGCCTTGGTGGAAAAATTCAAATTGTCGTAGAATTGATGTTGTGAATGTTTCAGGGGAGCGGTGTGTGTAGTTTTTTTGAGAAGGTCCAGGTTGTTATTTAAAAAACATATCATACAATTAGTACTGATAGTATTTCATTTATCTGAGGAGATTTCTATGAAACGATGGAGTATGGTGGCTTTGGTTGCGTTCTTTTTAGCCACGAGTATTATATCCGCACAGGATGGTTTTAATTTGTATGGGTTTCTTGATGTTGATGCCGATCTACATTTTATCGACGATGATAACCCCATGTTGCTCAACTCTCATGACAATTCCTTTATGTTTCGTCAAGGGAGGCTGCATAAATATTTTGATTATCGTCCCCATGATAATATGCGTGTCTTAACTGAGGTGGGGTTTCACTGGCAGCCCCATGGTCGGTTTGAAACAGGGCAGCGTATGGTATTAAACAGTCAAGATGTTGATGTTGCGCAAGACCCTGTTGAATATGAAAATCTGCTAGATCTGCGGGAAAGTGGAAGAGGAGAAACCCCTGCTACTTCTGTGTCGCTCCAGCGTGCCTGGATGGAATATAACTTATCACAATATTCAAATATTCGTATTGGCCGTTTTATTACTCCTGTCGGTATTTGGAACGTTGACCATGGCTCTCCTGTGATTGTCACCGCCATGCAGCCCTATAGTACGGGTTTTGTTGAAGTCTTTCCCACGGCACAGACAGGTCTTATGTACTATGGTCGTACTTATCTAGATATGTACGACCTTGATTACAAGATCTATGTATCATCCGGGAGAGATGTACAACCCATAGATGAACTGGCAGATATTTCAATTGGTGGAAATGTGAAATTTAGAGCCATAGACTGGGGGGAGGGGTTTGAGTTTGGCCTCTCAGCGTATACGGGGATTGATCGAGCTCAAAGCCAATGGGCTGATATGGGGCTTACCATGTTGGTTGACCCGCAGGGAAATCCCATTCTTGATGATGCCAATGAACCGATTTTTATTCCCGATGGACACGTACGTCTTGATACAGAGATGCACCAACAAACTCGTGAGCATGCCTTTGGTGTAGATGCAAAATTTGAATTTAACAATTTCCTTTTTCAGAGTGAATTCAATTACAATCTCTTGAAAAATCAACTTGCAGGTGATGAAGAATCTTCTGTTTTTGGAACATATTTTCTCTGTGGATATACCTTTCATATAGATCCAAATTTCAACCTCATGCCCTATGCTCTTTTTGAGTATATTCAGGCAAATGATTTGTATGAGTACGATTCCTCTCTTCCTTCAAATGCAGTCTTCTACGATGGCAGGCAGATAAATCAGTTCCATGATTATGGTCTTTTTTCAAGCGGATATGCCGATCAGGCTCACGGACTCATTTTGGGTGTAAATGCGAACATTTTTGGAAGAAGCAATATTAAGTGTCAGTATACCCACATAAATATGAATCGTGATGTGAATTCTTCAAGTGATAATGATGCCATGAACTTTGGTGTTCTTAGTCTTCAGTTTACCGTGGCATATTAAGGAGTATACTATGAAACATATTATTATTTTACTTATGCTGAGTGTTTCTCTTTTTGCAACAGAGTTTGTTGTGGTTGTACATCCGGGCAATACAAAAGAAAGCATTAGTCCTGCTATGCTTCGTCGTTATTACACGGGAAGAGCAAATGAGATTGATGGAAAGCGAGCGGTTCCCATAAATTTCACCCTTGATTCTGAGCTTGCCGAAGCATTTTTGTCTCAAGTTGTTCGACGCTCCCCCGCTCAGTATCGTCAAGATTGGTCGGATCGCCAAATACGAGGAGAAGGATCTGCCCCCATGGTTCACGGTAGTTTTGATGCTATTATTGGAATGGTTAACACTGTTCCGGGGGCTATTGGGTATCTTCCTGCAGATCAGGTTGATGAACGAGTGAAGGTAATTGAGTTAAAATAGGAGGAATCTTTGAGAAATAAGCAGATGTCACTTCAAAAACGTTTTTTGATCTCCATAACGATAGTCGTATCTCTTATACTGGGGGGGCTGTTTGTAGGCCTGCTCCAGAGAAATAACTATCTTATGGAGTCAAACATGAATCGGGAAATGGAACTAATCAACCGTTCCTATGAAGAAAAGGGAGAACTACTTGTGGGGCTTATTTCTCAAATATCTCCCGTAGCTATAATGAGCATGGATCAGTACACTCTGCAAACCTATGCATCACAATTGCTACGAGACGAGGATGTGTTTCGACTTGATTTTATTGATACTACAGAGGCGTCGCTTCTCTCTCTCTCCAATGAAGAGGGAGAGGGAATGCATGATTATCTTCTTTTTGAGCGTGATATTATTACAGATGAAGAACAGCTTGGTGTGGAGATGCATCTTGGAAGTGTTCAAATCTATTTTTCAACTCATCGTTTGGAAGAGCAGTGGAGGGCGTCTGAGAATCGTATTGTACGGGAACGGCAACGGCAAAGAATTGCCTTTTTGGGTCTCTTTGCAGGAATACTCTTTGTGGTTCTTTTTGCAATATACTTTCTGCTTCGATTCATTGTTATTGCTCCCGTTCGCAAGGGAGTTGGTATACTTCAAGGTATATCAGAGAGCGGTGATCTAACCATAGACTTAGAGCATGCTTTTTCTGGAAAAACAGTAACAAAAGAGATGCATCTTTTCGGTACTGCCGTGAAAGATATTGTTGAATCTCAGCGTAAGATGGTTGCGTATGTACGTGAACTTGCTCAGGGAAATTGGATGGTTCAGTTGGAACAGAAGTCTCCTAAGGATGAACTTGCTGTATCTTTAAATAAAATGATTATACAAGTTCGTGATGCCTTAGGTCATGTGCGTAACTCCGTAGACCAAGTGCAAAGCGGTTCGGCACAGATATCTAATGCTTCGCAGGATCTCAGCGAAGGAGCCACCAATTCTGCTGCGAACATTGAAGAGATAAATTCATCCATCACAGAGATTGGTTCCCAGGCCAAAACAAATGCGGAAAATGGAGAAAAAGCACGCAGTATTGCAGAAGATACCAATACAAAAGCCCAAGAGGGAAGCAGCTGGATGAATGATATGGTCTCCTCCATGGAAGAGATAGAAATCTCCAGTGAGAAAATACGAAAAGTAACAAAGATTATCGAAGATATTGCCTTTCAGACTAATCTTCTTGCCCTTAATGCTGCCGTGGAAGCAGCCCGTGCAGGGCAGCACGGCAAGGGCTTTGCCGTGGTTGCCGAAGAGGTGCGCAGCCTTGCGTCCCGCAGCGGAAAGGCTGCCCGGGAAACCCGTGAACTCATAGAAAGTTCCGGTGAAAAGGTACGCCAGGGCAGTGAGATCGCCCATAAAACCTCCGCCATGCTTACGGAGATCACCACAGGAGTGGAGGAGCTTTTGACTGTCATAGACGAAGTCTCAGCGTCCTCATCTGATCAGGCCACGGGAGTGGAAGAGATCGGCGCTTCCCTCAACGATGTTGATGAGATAGTACAGCAGAATGCCGCAAGCTCTGAAGAGACCGCATCCGCTGCGGAGGAGTTATCCTCTCAGGCTGAGGAGCTGAAGGCTCTGGTGGGGAAATTTAAATTGTCGTAACTGGTTGTTTTTTGTAAATGCACGGGGAGCGGCGTAAGTTGCTTCCTTTTTTTAGAAGAACGGTGTAGCACGGTGACTCAAGTTTTTCAGGTATGTGAGGGTACTATTTTGATGTACAGATTATGGGGGTACGTATGAGGTTCTTATTATTATGTATACTTTGTTTGTTTTTTGTTGCATGCGGCAATATCCACAGGGATGAGGCTCTTACTGAAGATGAGATCCTTACATATCTTTCGCGTGTTGTTGGAGCAGATAATATTCTAGAGGATTATGCTATGGAATATTTTGATAATCTTTCTTCCGAAAGCAATAATCTTATTACCCCTGAAACACTTCAAAAGAGAATTGATAATGGGGATGATATTTTTATTCTCGACATACGTCGTTCATCGGATTATGAGGAATCTCATATTTACGGTGCAGAAAATATTTGGTGGTTTGATATCGGGAGGCATCTGGACCAGCTGCCCCGTGACAGGGAAATAGTTGTTGCGTGCTATTCCGGTCAGTCGGCAGGTCAGGTTCTGGGTGTACTATATCTGCTTGGGTATGAGGTATTATCATTACGGGGCGGAATGAATAACGGTTGGATTACGGCAGATATGCCTCTTCATACCCCCCGAAGCCGATAAAAAGGGGGAGGTATGAAGACGATCAAATCAAAATTATATGTCTTTCTTTTTAGTGCAATAGTTTTTGTCCTGTCTTTTTTTGCCCTGAGTTTTTTTTCCTGTATCATTTGTCTACTGCAATAGATAGTATTTATTCAACCAATGAAGAATTGGAACAATATA contains these protein-coding regions:
- a CDS encoding methyl-accepting chemotaxis protein, encoding MIQKVQGYVKNMGIQKKIAGGIIFLLTLSCLVLGILAYSVAANLVRTTLAETLTTFARENSEEITLHIQNHLLTLEAVAERNHIRSMDWELQLPALREQRERWGFLGIGIVFPDGTTQYADGTTADLADREYVQNAFAGEANMSDVIISRVTGDPVVMLAVPVRDTTEEIGAVLIARLDGFILSGYTDDMGFGDRGYAYIINGEGAVIAHPNRDFVRQGLNIIEESKHDESLLPLANQKRSMIAGNAGYDEYWFQGSFRLFGYAPIEGTDWSIAIGAERDEVLASLYAMRRNFIFLALLIIVIGGAVSFLTARSLTLPIIRIHEVVQKIAVGNFRDECPVYGTDEVGRIAESVNLLRNNLYEFMMALDAVGKGDLTVEFPVDDPEDQIVPVGNQMVAGLRQLVSKLRDVITQVESGSTQISDASQDLSEGATSSAANIEEINSSITEIGSRAKKNAENSQKAHDIAEDTNTKAHEGSSWMNDMVSSMGEIETASEKIRKVTKIIEDIAFQTNLLALNAAVEAARAGTHGKGFAVVAEEVRSLASRSGKAARETRELIESSGEKVSKGNEIAQKTSAMLSQITEGVEELLTVIDEVSVSSSDQATGVEEIGASLHDVDEIVQQNAASSEETASAAEELSSQAEDLKALVEKFKLS
- a CDS encoding methyl-accepting chemotaxis protein, with product MRNKQMSLQKRFLISITIVVSLILGGLFVGLLQRNNYLMESNMNREMELINRSYEEKGELLVGLISQISPVAIMSMDQYTLQTYASQLLRDEDVFRLDFIDTTEASLLSLSNEEGEGMHDYLLFERDIITDEEQLGVEMHLGSVQIYFSTHRLEEQWRASENRIVRERQRQRIAFLGLFAGILFVVLFAIYFLLRFIVIAPVRKGVGILQGISESGDLTIDLEHAFSGKTVTKEMHLFGTAVKDIVESQRKMVAYVRELAQGNWMVQLEQKSPKDELAVSLNKMIIQVRDALGHVRNSVDQVQSGSAQISNASQDLSEGATNSAANIEEINSSITEIGSQAKTNAENGEKARSIAEDTNTKAQEGSSWMNDMVSSMEEIEISSEKIRKVTKIIEDIAFQTNLLALNAAVEAARAGQHGKGFAVVAEEVRSLASRSGKAARETRELIESSGEKVRQGSEIAHKTSAMLTEITTGVEELLTVIDEVSASSSDQATGVEEIGASLNDVDEIVQQNAASSEETASAAEELSSQAEELKALVGKFKLS
- a CDS encoding rhodanese-like domain-containing protein, with protein sequence MRFLLLCILCLFFVACGNIHRDEALTEDEILTYLSRVVGADNILEDYAMEYFDNLSSESNNLITPETLQKRIDNGDDIFILDIRRSSDYEESHIYGAENIWWFDIGRHLDQLPRDREIVVACYSGQSAGQVLGVLYLLGYEVLSLRGGMNNGWITADMPLHTPRSR